TCGTCCGCCTGCATCGCGGCGGCGAGCCCGGCGTTGAGCGCCTTGGCCATCGTCAGGGTCGGGGTGGGGTCGCTCGGGACCTCGCCGGCGCCCGGGTGGGAGCGCAGGGTGTAGTCGAAGAGCTGCTCGGTGGTGCTCATGCGTGGGCGCCCCCTTCGAAGCCGGCCTCGTACTGTTCGAGCCAGGCCTTCTGCTCGGCGATCAGCGGGTGCGGCTCGCGGTAGACGTTGTCGAACATGACGTCGACGGACGGCGGTGTCAGGGCCACGGTGCGGCGGCGGACGTCGGCGGCGATGTCCTCGCCCTCTTCGTCGAACGCGGCGAACCGCTCGTCGGTCGCGCCCTTGGAGCGCAGGTACGCCTCGGAGCGGACGATCGGGTCGCGGCGGACCCAGTCCTCGAGCTCGCCCTCGGCGCGGTAGCGGCTCGGGTCGTCGGAGCTGGTGTGCGCGCCGATGCGGTACGTGTCGGCCTCGATGAACGCCGGGCCCTGGCCGCTGCGGGCGTGGTCGGTGGCGACGACCGAGGCCGTGTAGGAGGCGAGGATGTCGTTGCCGTCGATGAGGACGCTCGGGATCCCGAAGCCGCGCGGACGGTCGACGAGCGGGGTCGGCGACTGGACCGACACCGGTACCGAGATCGCCCAGTGGTTGTTCTGCAGGAAGAAGACGACGGGGGCCTTCGTCGAGGCCGAGAACACGTACGCCTCGTTCACGTCGCCCTGGCTCGTCGCGCCGTCGCCGAAGTACACGATCGAGCACGCGTCGCGGTCGGGGTCACCCGTGCCGACGTCGCCGTCGAGCTTCTGCCCGAGCGCGTACCCGGTGGCGTGCAGGGTCTGCGAGCCGATCACCAGGGTGGAGATGTGGGTGTTGCCGCGCTCGTCCGGGTCCCACCCGCCGTGCGTCTGGCCGCGGTACATCGCGATGATCTCCATCGGCTCGACGCCGCGGTGCATCGTGACCGCGTGCTCGCGGTAGGACGGGAAGACGTGGTCCTGCGCACGGAGGGCGAAGGCGGAGCCGGTCTGTGCGGCTTCCTGCCCGTGGCTCGGCACCCAGAGGCCGAGCTGACCGGTGCGCTGGAGGTTGTGACCGGCGTGGTCGAACCGTCGGGTGAGGACCATCCGGCGGTGCATCGCCAGCAGGGTCTCGTCCGGGATCGCCCGCGCGGCGGCGGCGAACTCGGCGTTCTCGTCGGTCTCCACGAACCGGCCCTCGGGGTCGAGGAGCCGGACGGTGGTCGTCGCGGGGGCCGCGGCGCGGAATGACATGCGGGCCAGCGTAGCGGCAGCGACTACTCGGCTGCCTGGAGGTCCCCCACAAGCGAGCGTGCTGTTTCGAGGAGCGTTCCCACAGCCTCGTGCTCCCCGATCGAGATGCGGATGCCCTCGTTCCCGAAGGCCCGGACGATGATGCCGGCCTGCTCGAAGCGCTCCGTCGCGTGCGCCGTCAGCTCGCCGGTCGGCAGCCACACGAAGTTGCCCTGGGCGTCGGGCACGTCCCAGCCCTGCTCGCGGAGCGACGTGACGACGCGGTCCCGCAGGACAGCGATCTCGGTCACACGCTCGAGCAGTTCGGACTCGCGTTCGAGGCTCGCGAGTGCCGCCGCCTGGCCCTGCGCCGTGACTGAGAGCGGGATGGCGCAGGCGCGTACGGCATCGAGCACGTACGCCGGGCCGAGGGCGTACCCGACGCGGAGTCCGGCCAGCCCGTACGCCTTCGAGAAGGTGCGGAGCACGACGAGGTTCGGGTACCGCTCGAGCAGCGGGGCGCCACGGACGGCGGTCGGCTCGGTGACGAACTCGGCGTAGGCCTCGTCGAGGACCACGAGCACGGTCGCGGGCACCTGCGCCATGAACGCCTCGAACTCCGCGCCGGTCACGATCGGGCCGGTCGGGTTGTTCGGCGTGCAGACGATCACGAGGCGGGTGCGCTCGGTGACGGCGGCGGACATCGCGTCGAGGTCGTGACCGCCGTCGGGGCGGTTCGGCACCTGCACGCTCGTGGCGCCGGCGACCGTGACGACGCCGGGGTAGGCCTCGAAGGAACGCCACGCGTAGACGATCTCGTCGCCGGGGCCGGAGGTGGCCTTGGCGAGTTCGTGGAGGATCGCGACGCTGCCGGGGGCGACGTGGACCTCGTCGACGGTGGTGCCGAAGCGGTTCGCGAGCACGGCTCGGACGGCCAGGGCGGTGGCGTCGGGGTAGCGGTTGAACGCGGTCTGCGCATGCACGGCCTCGACGACGCCGGGCAGCGGCGGGAACGGGTTCTCGTTGCTCGACAGCTTGAAGGCGTCGGCCGCGGCCTGGCGCCCCTGCTTGTAGGCGGGGAGAACGGCGATCTCGGGCCGGATGTGCACGCGCTCGTCAGTCACGGGATCAGGCTACCGGCCCGTCCGCGGGTACCGGAGGGCATCATGGACGCATGCGATTCCTCGTCCGCCTCGTCGTCAACGCCGTCGCCCTCTGGCTCACCACGCTGATCGTCAGCGGCGTCTCCGTCACGCCCTTCGGCGACGGCGGCACCACGGCCACCGTGCTCACCTACCTGCTCGTGGCGTTCGTGTTCGGCCTCGTGAACGCGGTCATCGGCACGCTCATCCGGATCGTGGCCTTCCCGATCTACATCCTCACGCTCGGGCTCATCTCGTTCGTCGTGAACGCGATCCTGCTGCTCATCGTCGCCGGGATCTCGGACGCCTTCGGCTTCGGGCTGCAGGTCGACTCGTTCGGCTGGGGCATCGTCGGCGCCTTCGTGCTCGCGGTGTTCGCGTGGCTGATCGGGCTGTTCGTGCGGCCGGTGCTGAACCGCCCGCGCGCGTGACGCTGGCCGACGACCCGTCGGCGAGCACCCCGTCGGGGTGGGCCGACGACCGGACCGGCACCGCGCCTCCCGACGGCAGCAGCGTCGCGGACGGACGCTCCCTGCGCCATGATGTCCCCATGACCCCGGACGCCGACGCCCCCTTCCGGGTCTCGTTCGTCTGCAGCGGCAACATCTGCCGCTCCCCCATGGCCGGCATCGTCTTCGCCCAGCTCGCGGCGGACGCCGGCATGGCCGACCGGTTCCAGGTCGAGTCCGCCGGCACCGGCGACTGGCACGTCGGCGAGCCCGCCGACGAGCGCACGATCGCAGCACTCGCAGCGCGCGGATACGATGGCAGCAGGCATCGCGCCCGTCAGTTCGATCCGGACCGGTTCCCGGACCTCGACCTGGTGGTCGCACTCGACCGCTCCCACGAACGCATCCTGCGCTCGTGGGCACCGACCATGGACGACGCCGCGAAGGTGACGCTCCTGCTGCGGTACGACGACGCCTGGCCCCAGCAGACCGACGTACCGGATCCGTACTACGCGGACCGGCACGAGTTCGACCGAGTGCTCTCGACCGTCGAACGGGCCTGCCGGGCGCTCTTCCGCCAACTCGAGCCGGCAGTCCGTCAGGGAGCCCCATGACCCCCCTTCCCCCGCAGCCGATCAGCCCGCTCGACGGGCGCTACTACCCGATCGTGCACACGGTGGGCGAGCACCTCTCCGAGGCCGGGCTCAACCGCGCGCGCATCGTGGTCGAGGTCGAGTGGCTCATCTTCCTGACCGACCACGCGATGTTCACCACGTCGCCGCTCAGCGTCGACGACAAGGCCGCGCTCCGCCGGGTCGTGGAGACCTTCGGCCAGGAGCAGATCGCCGAGCTCGCCGAGATCGAGGCCACGACGCGGCACGACGTCAAGGCGGTCGAGTACTTCGTCCGTCGCCGTCTGTCCGAGCTCGGGCTCGACGCGATCGCCGAGCTCACGCACTTCGCCGCGACGAGCGAGGACGTCAACAACCTCTCGTACGCGCTGACCGTCCGCGACACCGTCGACCAGGTGTGGCTGCCGGCCTACCGCGCCGTCGTGGCGAGGCTCCGCGAGCTCGCCGACGAGCTGAAGAGCGTCCCGATGCTCTCGCACACGCACGGGCAGCCGGCGACGCCGACGACGCTCGGCAAGGAGCTCGCGGTTGTCGTGTACCGCCTCGAGCGGGTGCTGTCCCAGATCGAGGGCGGCGAGTACCTCGGCAAGTTCTCCGGCGCGACCGGCACGTTCTCGGCGCACCTCGCGGCCGACCCCGAAGCCGACTGGCCCGCACTCTCCCGCGAGTTCGTCGAGGGTCTCGGGCTCACCTGGAACCCCCTCACGACGCAGATCGAGTCGCACGACTGGCAGGCCGAGCTGTACGACCGGGTGCGCCACGCGAACCGGATCCTGCACAACCTCGCGACCGACGTGTGGACCTACATCTCGATGGGGTACTTCACGCAGATCCCGGTGGCGGGTGCCACGGGCTCGTCGACGATGCCGCACAAGATCAACCCGATCCGGTTCGAGAACGCCGAGGCGAACCTCGAGATCTCGTCGGCGCTGTTCTCCACGCTGTCCGAGACGCTCGTGACGTCGCGGCTCCAGCGTGACCTCACCGACTCGACCACGCAGCGGAACATCGGCGTCGCGTTCGGGCACTCGCTGCTCGCGCTCGACAACCTGCGCCGTGGCCTCGGTGAGATCGCCGTGAACGAGGTCCGTCTCGCCGAGGACCTCGACCGCAACTGGGAGGTGCTGGCCGAGGCCATCCAGACGGTCATCCGCGCCGAGGTCACCGCCGGGCAGTCGAACATCGAGGACCCGTACGCGATGCTCAAGGAGCTCACGCGCGGGAAGCGCATCGGGCAGGCGGAGCTCGTCGCGTTCGTGAACGGCCTGGACATCTCGTCCGGCGCGAAGGCCCGGCTGACGAACCTCACCCCGGCGACCTACACGGGCCTCGCCGACGAGCTGGTCGACCACCTCGACGTGTAGCGCGCCGCGCGCGGCGCTCGCTTCGTGAGCAGAAATGGTCGGGTCCCGAGCAGGGACCCGACCATTTCTGCTCACCAAGCGCCGGACTGGAGGCGCGGGGCGGCCCCGCCGGCAGCGTCACCGGCTCAGGTGGTGACGTCCAGGGCTTCGGCGACCAGCGCCTCCAGGACCGTCCGGACCACGGGGCGGACCGCACGGTCCGGCCGGACGAGCGCCTCGATCCGCCGCCCCGCGCGGACGTCGGCGAGCTCGGCGAGGTGGAAGCGACCGGACGCCCGGGTCCCCGAGGTGTACCG
The sequence above is a segment of the Curtobacterium sp. BH-2-1-1 genome. Coding sequences within it:
- a CDS encoding phage holin family protein, encoding MRFLVRLVVNAVALWLTTLIVSGVSVTPFGDGGTTATVLTYLLVAFVFGLVNAVIGTLIRIVAFPIYILTLGLISFVVNAILLLIVAGISDAFGFGLQVDSFGWGIVGAFVLAVFAWLIGLFVRPVLNRPRA
- the purB gene encoding adenylosuccinate lyase; the protein is MTPLPPQPISPLDGRYYPIVHTVGEHLSEAGLNRARIVVEVEWLIFLTDHAMFTTSPLSVDDKAALRRVVETFGQEQIAELAEIEATTRHDVKAVEYFVRRRLSELGLDAIAELTHFAATSEDVNNLSYALTVRDTVDQVWLPAYRAVVARLRELADELKSVPMLSHTHGQPATPTTLGKELAVVVYRLERVLSQIEGGEYLGKFSGATGTFSAHLAADPEADWPALSREFVEGLGLTWNPLTTQIESHDWQAELYDRVRHANRILHNLATDVWTYISMGYFTQIPVAGATGSSTMPHKINPIRFENAEANLEISSALFSTLSETLVTSRLQRDLTDSTTQRNIGVAFGHSLLALDNLRRGLGEIAVNEVRLAEDLDRNWEVLAEAIQTVIRAEVTAGQSNIEDPYAMLKELTRGKRIGQAELVAFVNGLDISSGAKARLTNLTPATYTGLADELVDHLDV
- a CDS encoding low molecular weight protein-tyrosine-phosphatase, which translates into the protein MTPDADAPFRVSFVCSGNICRSPMAGIVFAQLAADAGMADRFQVESAGTGDWHVGEPADERTIAALAARGYDGSRHRARQFDPDRFPDLDLVVALDRSHERILRSWAPTMDDAAKVTLLLRYDDAWPQQTDVPDPYYADRHEFDRVLSTVERACRALFRQLEPAVRQGAP
- a CDS encoding thiamine pyrophosphate-dependent dehydrogenase E1 component subunit alpha, which produces MSFRAAAPATTTVRLLDPEGRFVETDENAEFAAAARAIPDETLLAMHRRMVLTRRFDHAGHNLQRTGQLGLWVPSHGQEAAQTGSAFALRAQDHVFPSYREHAVTMHRGVEPMEIIAMYRGQTHGGWDPDERGNTHISTLVIGSQTLHATGYALGQKLDGDVGTGDPDRDACSIVYFGDGATSQGDVNEAYVFSASTKAPVVFFLQNNHWAISVPVSVQSPTPLVDRPRGFGIPSVLIDGNDILASYTASVVATDHARSGQGPAFIEADTYRIGAHTSSDDPSRYRAEGELEDWVRRDPIVRSEAYLRSKGATDERFAAFDEEGEDIAADVRRRTVALTPPSVDVMFDNVYREPHPLIAEQKAWLEQYEAGFEGGAHA
- a CDS encoding histidinol-phosphate transaminase; amino-acid sequence: MTDERVHIRPEIAVLPAYKQGRQAAADAFKLSSNENPFPPLPGVVEAVHAQTAFNRYPDATALAVRAVLANRFGTTVDEVHVAPGSVAILHELAKATSGPGDEIVYAWRSFEAYPGVVTVAGATSVQVPNRPDGGHDLDAMSAAVTERTRLVIVCTPNNPTGPIVTGAEFEAFMAQVPATVLVVLDEAYAEFVTEPTAVRGAPLLERYPNLVVLRTFSKAYGLAGLRVGYALGPAYVLDAVRACAIPLSVTAQGQAAALASLERESELLERVTEIAVLRDRVVTSLREQGWDVPDAQGNFVWLPTGELTAHATERFEQAGIIVRAFGNEGIRISIGEHEAVGTLLETARSLVGDLQAAE